The window CCCCCCCAGACCTCTGCTAGATTGCTATGACTAAGAGGAGTCATAGCGACAAGCAGAGGAGGAAGGATGATCGGGATGGATCAATACGAGCTGATCCGGACGGCCTATCGGGTGTATCACAAGAGCATCCGACAAATTGCACAGGAAACAAAGCACCACCGCGCAACGATTCGTAAAGTCTTGAGGGGATTGGAACCGCAGTACCGCAGACAAAAGGACGTAACGATGCCGCGAATGGATCCAGTTGCGGAAGTCGTGAAGCGGTGGCTGGAAGCGGATCGCCAAGCTCCGAAGAAACAGCGCCATACGGCGCGGCGGATCTATGCGCGACTGGTGGCGGAGCATGGGTTTTCGGGTTCGGAACCGACCGTGAGGCGCTGGGTACGCGAGTTTAAAGCGAGCCGAGGCGAGGGTCGAGCGGCGGCCGTGATTCCGTTGGATGCGGAAGTGGCCCGGGAGGCGGAGGTCGATTGGGGCAGCGCCCAGGTCCGGATGGCGGGCCAGATGATCACCGTCAAGCTGTTCTGCATGCGCTCCCGCTTCAGCGGCAAACCCTTCCTGAGAGCGTATCCCTGGGAACGTCAGGAGATGTTTTTTGATGGTCACCAGCGCGCCTTCGATTATTACGGCGGCGTCTTCCCGGTTCTCGTTTTTGACAACCTGAAAACCGCCGTGGCCCAGATCCTGCGGGGCAAGGACCGGCGAGAACAACAACGCTTCACCTCGTTCCGCAGCTACTACAGCTTTGAGGCCCGCTTCTGTAATCCGGCGCGGGGACAGGAGAAGGGCGGAGTGGAAGGGTTGGTCGGTTTCGGTCGTCACAACTTTCTGGTGCCGATCCCGGAAGTGGAGAGTTTCGAAGAACTCAACACCGTGCTGCTCAGGCGATGCCTGGAACAAGGAACACGTCCCATTGAAGGCCGTGAGGATCGCCGGACGATTGAACAACGGCACGAGGAGGAGCGCAACCGACTGATCGCTCTTCCCCCGACTCCCTATGAAAACCACAAACTGCTTCCCGTGAAGGTGTGCCGCTACAGCACGGCGCAAGTCGATCGGAACCGCTACTCGGTGCCGACGGCCTACGTGGGACGATGGGTTGAAGCCCAAATGGGCTGCGACCGGGTGTGCTTCTTTGCGGATCATAAGCTGGTGGCCGACCATGCCCGACTGTTCGGTAACAGTAAATGGCAGATCGATCCCCTGCATTATCTGACGTTGATTCATCAACGCATCGGAGCGTTTGAAAGTGCCCGCGCGATCCGACAATGGAGAGTAAACTGGCCGGCGGAATACGAAACGCTGCTTACCGCGTTGCGACGGCGACTGGCAGACAACCGCGGGACGCGAGAGTTTGTGGAAGTGCTGCAGTTGCATGGAAGCTACTCCGCAGAACGGATCCGGGAAGCCGTTCGTCAAGCCTTGGAACTGCACAGCCCCAGTTTCGAGGCGGTGAAGCATCTGCTCCTCAGCCAAGACAGTCCCGGCTGGCAGTATCCACCTCTGGAGAGCGGTCTGATTCCGGGAGTGACTTGGATGATCATCTGCATCGCTTGAAGCTGCCCGCCATGCTGCGCCAGTACCGGGAATGCGGACGCGCCGCCAGAGAGACCGCGCAGAGTTATGAGAGCTATTTGCTGGACCTGACCACGGTGGAAGTCGAACAACGCCGCGCCCGACAGCTCGAACGACGTTTGTACGAGGCCCACTTTCCAGTGCTCAAGACGCTGGAAAATACCGAACTGGCCAAGTGGCCGGGGCTCGAAGCCCTGCAGTTGCGCGAGTACGCCGAAGGGCACTACATCGCGCGACGGGAAAACATCATCCTGATCGGCAAGCACGGGACAGGCAAAACCCACGCCGCGACGGTGCTGGGCGTGGAGGCCTGCCGACGGGGGTACCGGGTGTTGTTTCAGACTGCAGCGGATCTGGTCAATACGCTGCTGGAGGCTCGCGAGGAACGCCACTTGAAACGCACTTTGGAAAAACTGACGCGGTATCACTTGTTGATTCTCGACGAGGTAGGCTACATCCCGTTTTCTCCGGAAGGAGCGCAGTTGCTGTTCCAGGTCTTTTCCAATCGCTACGAAAAGGGATCGATGCTGGTGACCTCGAACCTGCCCTTTGCCCAGTGGACCACGGTCTTTGGGGACGCCGCCCTGACGGCCGCCCTGCTGGATCGCTTGACCCATCACAGCACCATTCATGAGTTTGATTGGGAAAGTCACCGTTTTGCGGAGAGTCTGAGCAAAAAACAGAAATCGAAAAAGTCTGTAAGTCGCGAAGTGGCTGCCACTTCCGGCCCTGCTGGGCCGAATAAGGAGATGAATCAAGTGGGGGCCCCCGGCCCCACTTGATTCATGACATTCCTTTAATTAAAACCCCTGGGGGGTGGTACATTTTTGCTCGATCACGGTGGTACACTTTTCCGTTGTCACAAGCAGGAGTTTTGCAGGCCTGCGATGGGAGGGCGCGCGAGGTCTCAGTGACGGGTCAGGCACAACGGGAGAACAGGCGCAGGCATGCCAACAACGCATGCCCGCGGCACCCCGGTCGGAGTTTTGCAGGCCTGCGATGGGAGGGCGCGCGAGAGCTCGGTGACGGGTCAGGCACAACGGGAGAGCAGGCGCAGGCATGCCAACAACGCATGCCCGCGGCACCCCGGTGGGAGTTTTGCATGCCTGCGATGGAAGGCGCGCGAAGTCTCGGTGAGGCGTTAGCCAGGACGGCAGACTAAGCGCAGGCATGCCAACAACGCATGCCCGCGGCACCCCGGTGGGAGTTTTGCAGGCCTGCGATGGAGGGCGCGCGAGGGCTCAGTGATGAGTCAGGCACAACGGGAGGTCGGGCGCAGGCATGCCAACAACGCATGCCTGCGGCACCCCGGTCGGAGTTTTGCAGGCCTGCGGCACCCCCGCGGCACCCGGTTTCTGTGTTCGTCAGTGTTAATCCGTGTCCCAAAAAGATAGGCCCCGCGGCACCCGTCACCCGGATTTCTGCAGTTCCAAGTCTTCCTGGGATTTCATGGAGCCCCGGTCAGGGGACATAGTAAGGACAAGTGGTGCGGATTTGAGGCGAGAAGAGACGCGTGAAGTCTCAATGGGGGTTCTGAAGATAATGGAGGTCAAGCGCAGGCATGCCAAAAGCGCATACCTGCGGCACCCGTGCGTTACTCCGCGTTGGTCTGCGTCCAAAACTTCTTGCGCCCCGCGGTTCAATTCTAACAATCTCACATCCTATTTCAACGGCGAGCTTACTGGCACCCCCTGATCGTTGAAGAAATCAATTTCCACGGTCCCGAGGCTGTTGGACGTGTTGATCAGGATGAGTTGGGTCTGGTACCCTCCTCCGTCGGCGATCTGAGGAATGAACATCGGCCCCAAGGGCGGGTGTGTGAGATCCGCCACCGGCAGTGTCGAGTAGATCGGCTCGCTCCGCTGGTTGAAGGTCTGTCGCAGCGTCATCGCGGCCACCGGCACCGGGCTGGTCATCGTCAGCACCCCCTGGTACTCTGCCGGCAACCCTGGGAACAGTTCCGACACGAATCGCGCCACATGCCCGTTCGGCGGCACCGTCAGGCTCCCCGATTGCGTAGTTCCATCCACCCCCACCAACGTCAGGGTCACCTGGGTCTCCGCGCCGTTGCGGTTCACGATCGCCACCCCGGTATCCCGCGGGAGCGGATTTGCCGACCGCTCCACAAACATCCGCGAACCTGTGGTCTCCGACGCGTTCGGCACCCCCGCCTGGGAGGTCAACCCGGCATCCCCGTTGATCGAGAAGATGCCGCTTCCTACGGGGGCAAACCCCGACAGCGGCGTGACCACTGCGTAGCCCACCCGCAAGGCGCCCAGGCCCGTTGTCGAGAACTTCACCATCCCGTTCGGTCCCAGCGAGTAATTCAGCGAGCTCTGCACGCCGGTGGCGGGCCCGAAGTCCAGGGCCAGGGCATTCCCCTCATCGTCAAAGAACGATATGAATCCTGTACTGGTGGTATTCACGGACGGGTTCATCAGCAGGATCTGCGTCGGCAACCCGCCGCCATCCACCACCTGTGGGAAGATCAATCGCATGGCCCCCGATGCCCGGCTCAGATCCGCCAGAGGCAGCGCGCTGAACAGTGTCTCGCCGTGGCCATTGGCCGCCAGCCGCAGGTTCACCGCCGCAAACGGGCTCGCGCTCGACAACGTCAACGTCCCCAGGAACGGATTCGGCATGTTCGCAATCATCTGGCTCACAAACTGCGCCGTGTGTCCTTTCGCCGCGACCAGAACGCTCGTCGACGCCACAAACTCCCCGCGCGGGTTCCGCAATTCGGCATTTACCATGATGGGTGTGCCATTCGGGTTGACCAGCGATACTCCGCTGTCCACGCCGGGGCCGCCGAAATCGACAAACAAGCGGGTCGAAGTGAAAGGCGCACTGGCCGGCACTCCCACCTCCGTTACCAGAACCCCATTCTGCGTCAGCCCGAAATTCGCCAGGGCCACCGGCTCGGACACTGCCGAGGCGTTCACCGCCCCATAAAGAACCGAGAGAGTCCCCTGGCCCGACGACACCCGTGACATCCCTCCGGCCGTCGGCAACGTGGCCTCAAAACAGAGCCCAGTCCCCGTCGCGCAGGTTTGGCTCGTACCGGTCTCGGTGTCCGTGGTGAAGATGAAATCCGCCGACACGGCCTGATTGCCCGATGAATCCTGAGAATGCACGCGATAGTGGTAAAGCGTGTTGGGAGTCAGGTTATTCACCGTCTCTGAATGCGCCGTGACGGGACTCGCATCCACAGGCGTTGAACTTCCGTAGGCAGTCGTGGTGCCAAACTCCACCTGTGAATTCGAGGGGGCATTGGTTGTCCATTCGACAGTCGCGCTGGTAGCAGTGACGGAACCGGTGGCAACTGACGAAATCGACAGGGGTGTGGAGGGGGTCCCTGCCTGCGTGGTCGCTGAAGCCGCTGCCGACATCGTGGAGTTGTTTCCACCCGCATCAAAGGCGGAAACCGTATAACTGAAAGTGGTCGAAGCGGCGAGGCCCGTATCCTGGAACGATGCCATGGGTGAGCTGGCGATCTGCGTTCCATTACGGAAGACCTTGTAGCCCGTCACCGCGACATTGTCCGTCGAAGCGGTCCAGGAGAGGTTGATCTGGCTCGAACTGACCGCGGTGGCCGTCAGGTTTGTCGGCATTGAGGGGGGCGTGGTGTCTGTGGTCGCCTGGGTCGTCGCCGATGCTGCCGACGAGGGCGCCGAGTTGTTTCCTGCTGAATCGAAAGCTGAAACGGTGTAGCTGAAGGTCGTCGACGCCGCCAGACCCAGGTCCTGGAACGTGGTCACGGCCGAGGTGCCCACCTGCGTCCCATTGCGGAAAATCTTGTAGCCGGTCACCCCGACATTGTCGGTCGAGGCGGTCCAGGCAAGATTGATCTGGGAGGCGATGACCGCTGTCGCCGTCAACCCCGTGGGTACGGAGGGAGCTTGTGTATCCGGGGTCGATTGCGTCGTCGCCGACGCCGAGGTCGATGGGGCTGAGTTGTTTCCCGCCGCGTCAAAGGCTGAAACCGTGTAGCTGAAAGTTGTCGAAGCCGCGAGCCCTGTGTTCTGGAACGAGGTCGTGGTCGAGGTGCCGATCTGCACCCCATTCCGGAAGATCTTGTAGCCGGTCACCCCGACATTGTCGGTGGAGGCGGTCCAGGCAAGGTTGATCTGAGCCGAGCTCACCGCTGTAGCCGTCAACCCCGTGGGTACCGAGGGAGCTTGTGTATCCGGAGTGGACTGCGTGGTCGCCGACGCCGCGGTCGATTGGACCGAGTTGTTTCCCGCCGCGTCAAAGGCAGAGACCGTGTAACTGAAAGTCGTCGAGGCCGCAAGCCCCGTGTTCTGGAACGAGGTCGCGGTCGAGGTGCCGATCTGCGTCCCATTCCGGAAGATCTTGTAGCCCGTAACCCCGACATTGTCGGTCGAGGCGGTCCAGGCAAGGTTGATCTGAGAAGAACTGACGGCCGTGGCCGTCAAACCTGTGGGCACGGAGGGAGCCTGTGTATCCGGGGGCGCCTGAGTCGTTGCCGACGCTGCAGTCGATTGCCCTGAATTATTTCCGGCCGCGTCAAAGGCAGAGACCGTGTAACTGAAAGTGGTCGAAGCCGCGAGCCCTGTGTTTTGGAACGAGGTCGCGGTCGAGGTGCCGATCTGCGCCCCATTCCGGAAGATCTTGTAGCCCGTCACCCCGACATTGTCGGTCGAGGCGGTCCAGGCAAGGTTGATCTGAGACGAACTGACGGCCGTGGCCGTCAAACCTGTGGGGATCGAGGGAGGAGTGGTATCGGCTGGAACCGAGACCGTGACCGACCCGCCAATTCCTGTTGTCGGGATACTAATCGTCCCCGTGGGATCCGAAGCCGTAATATTCGAGATCCCGACTGGCAGGGTCCCCGGCGGGGTCCCTCCTGCGATGTTCAAACTCACGACGGCCACCGCACCCGTCCCGATCGTGGTCTGGTTCAACCCGAAAATAATCACCCGCACGCCCCCCGGAATCACGCTCCCGGAAACGGATTTTCCGGCAGCCGTGGCCGCGGAGCCTGCTGCGACGGAGGAACACGTCATTCCCGACACCACGGCGCAGGACAGTGCCGACGGCAGGGTCAAATCAAACTGTAGAGTGCTGACCCCTGGCGCACCTCCCGCCGTGAAGGTGACGGTGAGGGCCACGGTCGCGCCCGCCGCGCCCGTGGCCGTCCCCACCGTCACCTGTTGCGCCAAACCCAGTGTGGGACATAGCATCCCCAACATCAAAATGGCTGTAAAAACCAGGGAGACGCGACCGCTTACCCAGAATTTGGGTATAGATGAATAGCTGCGCTGAATTATCCTTCTCATGGTGGACAGGTCCCCGAGCCAAGGATGACGTTATTAAGGGTTTGCAGGTCCAGCACGTCCACCTTGCCATCGCGATTCATATCGGCGTTGGAAAGGGTGGTGCTGGAGAGGATGGCATTGATGAGCATTTGAATGTCGAGTGCGTTGACAATCCCGTCTGAATTGACATCGCAATGGCCGGCAGGGGGGGTGGCCGCGACCAGTTTGGCCACTTCGTTGGAGAGCCCGCTTTCGACCCGGGCGCTGTTGTAGGCCGTCAAGGCAAAGTAGTAGGTCCCCGGTGCCAGGCCCGTCATCGTAAACGTGGTCACATTGCCCACATCGACGGGCGTCCCGTAGGTTCGGGAGGCGGTCCCGAAGTAAACCTTATATCCGGCTACGGCATCCGTGTTTGGACTCCATGTCAGCGTCGCGGTCTGCGCAAGGAGGGCCGTGCTGGACACTGCAAGGAGAAAGAGAACAGTCCCAACGGCAACGAGCCCCTGAAATCTGTTTCGGGACCTGCTCACAAGGGAAACCAGGGCGCCCTCATGCATCCGTTGTGAGGCAGACGTCCTCGTCCACCCAATCACAATTCGAACGATCCTTCGAACGTTGCCCTCATGCATCCTGCGGCAATTCATATCGAAAACCTCACAAGCTCGATTGACGACCACATGCCTGCAAAGAAACGCAGAGATCCACGCGGAGTGGATGGTGTGCCGGCCGAAAAAGACAGGGATTAGGTCCAAGGTCAGAGCGAACAATCCATGGGACCCTTAGCCATAAAGCTGTCGCCGCACACTCGAAGTATTCAAACGATCAAATGGAATGACTGAAGATCGACAGATTCACACGATTTGAAAACAAACCTGCCGATTAAAAGGAACTCAACCGCGATGGCCATGGGAATGACTGACCAAAAGATGTCACTCCCGAAATGAAGAAGCTCTCTAGACTAGCGTTACTACTGGTCTGGCGGGACAAGTAACTACCCTAAGAATAATTCCTTTATGCTTCCCTACTCTCGCCGACGAGGCCAGCAACAGAGTGGGCACGGTGCAAAGCGATCTTTGTTTCTACTCACACCACACCCGTCCTTTTGCTTGGCAATCCCCATTCCAAAAATAGAATAAAAAGTAACCGCTTGATAATGAAGAGGAGGAACTCAAATTCGCAGAGAGGGATTACTGACAGGTCCTCTGAAGCGGGAAAAAATCCCCGAATTCTGAAAGGGTTAATTCAAAGAAACTTAACACGGAGGCGAGACACTAACCGCGTGAACCTGAACCCGACAGCGGACACTCATAAACACCCTCTGAGGACCCTGGGAGCGCGCTCCTTTGCAAGGCGAACCTAAAAGCGCAGCGGCTGTCTTGTTCAACGAACAGTTGAAACAAAGATCAGACCGCTGCGCAAGAAGCGCAAGATGAGAAGAAAGTGCGAAACCTGGATGAATTATCGCCTTCAAGGCTCAATCCAGAGGTCGACCGTTTCCCTGACACCTGGCACCTGAAACCCGATACCTAAATTTCCTCTATCTCCTATTACCTATCACCTAATCGCTATCACCTATCACCTAATCCCTATCCTACCCCGCCGCTACCGCTTCTTTCTTGAAGTTATAGAGGGCGGCGCAAACGCATCCCAGGATGAGGCACTCGATGAGGCCGAATATAATCCACCACATCAGAATCTTGCCGGGCATCTGCGACCAGCTGTACATTCCCACATTCAGGGGAAGGATGGCCAACCCCCAGACCAGTACCCCGTAACGAATGCCTTCACCCAGCCAGCCCTTTCCTTCCACTCCCCGGGTGAAAATATAAGTGAAGAAGAACGCAAACAGGAGCTCCGCCGCAAAAATCGCAACACGGAACAGGAACGGAAAGGCACGCCCGGCGCCATCTGGCGAGAGAAACAGCATCGGGGTGCCTCTTTGAAGTTGCGGGCCGGGCACGTAGGGTTTGTACATATTCGACAGAATCACACCGTGAACAACAATCTCGTAGGCCACAAGAATGACGAAAACCACTAATGCGGCGATCAAAAAGCGCTTCATATTCATAGGTGAATCCTCCTTGAGGTCGGAACATGATAAAAAAATATCGGAGTCAACATCCCCTTACGACAGCGGGGTTAAAGAGAATCGGGATCGCGCACAGATACTTCGTTGATCGACGGGCTGTTGTGAAATGAATTTATCGCGGGTCACTACCGGATCAAGACAGTGAATCGACAATCCGAAAACTGACCCGAAGAAGGCTCAAAGGAAAACCTAAGGAAGTAAATCGTTTACGAAAGGATTTGAGATGCCTCCCCCAAAGGGTACCGTGTTGCTCTCAATCCTAACCTTGTGATGACCAATATGTTAGACCTTGTACGCCGACAAAGCAAGGAGAGATTTCGTTAAAAACAGTGGGACTGACACCTTCTCGCTCCACCCGTTCGAAGGTTTCCTCAATCCAGGTGTCTGTCCCTCATCCAAACCGAAAAAAAGGGACAGACACCTGTCTTGGTCTCATTCTCGCG is drawn from Terriglobia bacterium and contains these coding sequences:
- the istA gene encoding IS21 family transposase → MIGMDQYELIRTAYRVYHKSIRQIAQETKHHRATIRKVLRGLEPQYRRQKDVTMPRMDPVAEVVKRWLEADRQAPKKQRHTARRIYARLVAEHGFSGSEPTVRRWVREFKASRGEGRAAAVIPLDAEVAREAEVDWGSAQVRMAGQMITVKLFCMRSRFSGKPFLRAYPWERQEMFFDGHQRAFDYYGGVFPVLVFDNLKTAVAQILRGKDRREQQRFTSFRSYYSFEARFCNPARGQEKGGVEGLVGFGRHNFLVPIPEVESFEELNTVLLRRCLEQGTRPIEGREDRRTIEQRHEEERNRLIALPPTPYENHKLLPVKVCRYSTAQVDRNRYSVPTAYVGRWVEAQMGCDRVCFFADHKLVADHARLFGNSKWQIDPLHYLTLIHQRIGAFESARAIRQWRVNWPAEYETLLTALRRRLADNRGTREFVEVLQLHGSYSAERIREAVRQALELHSPSFEAVKHLLLSQDSPGWQYPPLESGLIPGVTWMIICIA
- a CDS encoding fibronectin type III domain-containing protein translates to MRRIIQRSYSSIPKFWVSGRVSLVFTAILMLGMLCPTLGLAQQVTVGTATGAAGATVALTVTFTAGGAPGVSTLQFDLTLPSALSCAVVSGMTCSSVAAGSAATAAGKSVSGSVIPGGVRVIIFGLNQTTIGTGAVAVVSLNIAGGTPPGTLPVGISNITASDPTGTISIPTTGIGGSVTVSVPADTTPPSIPTGLTATAVSSSQINLAWTASTDNVGVTGYKIFRNGAQIGTSTATSFQNTGLAASTTFSYTVSAFDAAGNNSGQSTAASATTQAPPDTQAPSVPTGLTATAVSSSQINLAWTASTDNVGVTGYKIFRNGTQIGTSTATSFQNTGLAASTTFSYTVSAFDAAGNNSVQSTAASATTQSTPDTQAPSVPTGLTATAVSSAQINLAWTASTDNVGVTGYKIFRNGVQIGTSTTTSFQNTGLAASTTFSYTVSAFDAAGNNSAPSTSASATTQSTPDTQAPSVPTGLTATAVIASQINLAWTASTDNVGVTGYKIFRNGTQVGTSAVTTFQDLGLAASTTFSYTVSAFDSAGNNSAPSSAASATTQATTDTTPPSMPTNLTATAVSSSQINLSWTASTDNVAVTGYKVFRNGTQIASSPMASFQDTGLAASTTFSYTVSAFDAGGNNSTMSAAASATTQAGTPSTPLSISSVATGSVTATSATVEWTTNAPSNSQVEFGTTTAYGSSTPVDASPVTAHSETVNNLTPNTLYHYRVHSQDSSGNQAVSADFIFTTDTETGTSQTCATGTGLCFEATLPTAGGMSRVSSGQGTLSVLYGAVNASAVSEPVALANFGLTQNGVLVTEVGVPASAPFTSTRLFVDFGGPGVDSGVSLVNPNGTPIMVNAELRNPRGEFVASTSVLVAAKGHTAQFVSQMIANMPNPFLGTLTLSSASPFAAVNLRLAANGHGETLFSALPLADLSRASGAMRLIFPQVVDGGGLPTQILLMNPSVNTTSTGFISFFDDEGNALALDFGPATGVQSSLNYSLGPNGMVKFSTTGLGALRVGYAVVTPLSGFAPVGSGIFSINGDAGLTSQAGVPNASETTGSRMFVERSANPLPRDTGVAIVNRNGAETQVTLTLVGVDGTTQSGSLTVPPNGHVARFVSELFPGLPAEYQGVLTMTSPVPVAAMTLRQTFNQRSEPIYSTLPVADLTHPPLGPMFIPQIADGGGYQTQLILINTSNSLGTVEIDFFNDQGVPVSSPLK
- the istB gene encoding IS21-like element helper ATPase IstB, giving the protein MDDHLHRLKLPAMLRQYRECGRAARETAQSYESYLLDLTTVEVEQRRARQLERRLYEAHFPVLKTLENTELAKWPGLEALQLREYAEGHYIARRENIILIGKHGTGKTHAATVLGVEACRRGYRVLFQTAADLVNTLLEAREERHLKRTLEKLTRYHLLILDEVGYIPFSPEGAQLLFQVFSNRYEKGSMLVTSNLPFAQWTTVFGDAALTAALLDRLTHHSTIHEFDWESHRFAESLSKKQKSKKSVSREVAATSGPAGPNKEMNQVGAPGPT